A region of Moorena producens PAL-8-15-08-1 DNA encodes the following proteins:
- a CDS encoding reverse transcriptase domain-containing protein yields MKSRTNTGTGVWDWTEIDWKVINKQVLKLQRRIFRATKEAQLKGSGWDKVKNLMKLIINSKSALALAIQTVTVKNKGRNTPGIDGYVAIKTEEKNRLMKNWNWNEVSPTKRVYIPKSNGNKRPLGIPTIKDRIGQAIIKMAYEPVFEVSFEPNSYGFRPGRSCHDAIQEVFAGLKKGSSHHWVLDADIKGAFDNISHGFIMDKLEGLPKRSLIKKWLKCGYVDNRIFHPTNSGTPQGGIISPLLANIALDGLQEVISEKCKIDYTTRSRGKTINKKKEVDKYRFARYADDFVITSQTKENLEEIIPRVEKWLRERGLELNREKTKIRNIIEEGFSFLGFQIQQRKTKTLRLDSKRYKKKARKMLKNLKPNAIRIPTPNAKIREEICYSCIITPDQEEVKRFLKEIRSILKNEARALNTEDVIKKLNPKIRGWLNYYRFVCSKKTFNNVRWKILSSIYRYLKRQHPKKAWKWIKRKYFKTIDKDTLNFFTISSGKRKKEEILVNAAKDVPIIRFEKVKGNSSPFDPDLKEYWKKRKTKWGKSKFAKGSKYEKVYIHQKGICPICNLPIELDDNFEVHHTIPIKRGGNSETKNLQILHSHCHKAKHKKLHQDT; encoded by the coding sequence TATTCAGGGCAACCAAAGAAGCTCAACTAAAAGGCAGCGGATGGGATAAGGTGAAAAATCTGATGAAACTAATTATAAATAGCAAGTCAGCATTAGCCTTAGCAATACAGACAGTTACGGTTAAAAACAAAGGAAGGAACACTCCAGGAATAGACGGTTATGTAGCCATCAAAACCGAAGAGAAAAACCGACTAATGAAAAACTGGAACTGGAATGAAGTAAGCCCCACCAAGAGAGTCTATATACCTAAATCAAATGGGAATAAAAGACCCTTAGGAATACCAACCATAAAAGACCGAATAGGTCAAGCCATAATAAAAATGGCATATGAACCAGTATTCGAGGTAAGCTTTGAACCCAATAGTTACGGATTCAGACCTGGAAGAAGCTGTCACGACGCCATCCAAGAAGTGTTCGCTGGCCTCAAAAAGGGTAGCTCACACCACTGGGTTCTTGATGCAGATATTAAAGGAGCATTTGACAATATATCTCATGGCTTCATCATGGATAAATTGGAAGGACTACCGAAAAGAAGTCTAATCAAGAAATGGCTAAAATGTGGATACGTGGATAACAGGATATTCCATCCAACCAACTCAGGAACACCCCAAGGCGGAATCATCAGCCCACTACTAGCAAATATAGCCCTCGATGGACTCCAAGAAGTCATATCCGAAAAATGTAAGATAGATTACACAACTCGAAGTAGAGGGAAAACCATAAATAAGAAAAAGGAGGTAGATAAATACAGATTTGCTAGATACGCAGATGACTTCGTAATCACCAGCCAAACAAAAGAAAACCTGGAAGAAATAATCCCCAGAGTAGAAAAATGGCTAAGAGAAAGGGGGCTGGAACTCAACAGAGAAAAGACCAAAATCAGAAACATAATAGAAGAAGGTTTTTCCTTCCTGGGGTTCCAGATTCAACAAAGAAAGACAAAAACCCTGAGATTAGATAGCAAGAGGTACAAGAAGAAAGCACGAAAAATGCTTAAAAATCTAAAACCAAATGCTATAAGAATCCCGACACCAAACGCCAAAATCAGGGAGGAAATATGCTATTCATGTATAATAACACCTGACCAGGAAGAAGTTAAGAGATTCTTAAAGGAAATTCGTAGCATACTCAAGAATGAAGCTAGGGCACTAAATACAGAAGATGTAATCAAAAAGCTAAATCCGAAGATTAGAGGATGGCTAAACTATTACAGATTCGTATGCTCCAAGAAAACATTCAACAATGTAAGGTGGAAAATTCTCAGTTCCATATACAGGTATCTAAAGAGACAACATCCAAAGAAAGCCTGGAAGTGGATTAAGAGGAAATACTTCAAAACCATTGACAAAGATACCTTGAACTTCTTCACCATATCAAGTGGAAAAAGAAAGAAAGAGGAAATCCTAGTCAACGCAGCCAAAGATGTACCTATTATCAGATTTGAAAAGGTAAAAGGAAACTCATCCCCCTTTGACCCTGACCTAAAAGAATATTGGAAGAAAAGGAAGACTAAATGGGGGAAGTCCAAATTTGCCAAAGGTAGCAAATACGAAAAGGTATATATTCACCAAAAAGGGATATGTCCTATTTGCAATCTACCTATCGAACTCGATGATAACTTCGAGGTACATCATACCATACCTATCAAGCGAGGCGGAAACAGTGAAACTAAGAATCTACAGATTCTACATAGTCACTGTCACAAAGCCAAACATAAGAAGCTTCACCAGGATACCTGA
- a CDS encoding methyltransferase family protein encodes MGLSIYIISLVLFWWAVKTTKEKPLSLCYSDDLPNHIITTGPYKFLRNPFYTSYLLSVLAGVFVSNQLWLIITVVVMFVPYYQVAREEEAKFLASSFAADYKVYKENTGMFLPKLFLFP; translated from the coding sequence ATGGGACTGAGTATCTATATCATCTCATTAGTTTTGTTTTGGTGGGCAGTTAAAACAACTAAGGAAAAGCCTTTGTCTCTTTGCTATTCCGATGATTTACCAAACCACATCATTACCACTGGCCCCTATAAATTCCTTCGTAATCCCTTTTACACATCCTACCTGCTTTCTGTGCTAGCTGGTGTTTTTGTTAGTAATCAACTCTGGCTAATAATCACAGTAGTAGTAATGTTTGTTCCCTACTATCAAGTTGCTCGCGAAGAAGAAGCTAAATTTTTAGCTAGTAGTTTTGCGGCTGACTATAAAGTGTATAAGGAAAACACAGGAATGTTTTTACCTAAGTTATTCCTGTTCCCTTAG
- a CDS encoding alpha-mannosidase — protein sequence MDQIKIIDGINDAIAKLRALTQTNVQQGWRYCNGDIPYPVATQPQTWEKWSIAQRNEKDYITWSAGRQVIWLSQRFLVPQDLQRYPLSGLGLRLVLTWWAESAQIFVNGQLLQEGDLFDSSTRMLLNSTVVPGQEFAVALRLVSPGHDIGGLMRSQILYEATNDDIDPGFVADELTILQNYSASFDPEQLATLAKAVAEIDWEMVSQRTEFMRSLTELRQQLSTIENSNFRIQNSQNSIQMLGHAHLDLAWLWPVSETWDVAVRTFESVLKLQQEFPDFTFCHTTPALYAWIEQHRPDLFKAIKQQVAAGRWEIVGGMWVEPELNLIDGESIVRQILYAQRYVQKTFGQLTTVAWVTDSFGFCWQLPQLLKQGGIDYFVTQKLQWNDTTKFPYGAFWWQSPDGSQIFSLMSPPNVAGVMDTNPITMASYAIDWEIQTSLKDAFWLPGVGDHGGGPTRDMLQVARRWQKSPFFPKLEFTTASDYLFKVSRLFAKRGLLAKVSRLFAKRGLLAKVSRLFAKRGLLAKVAGGIENLSVGSLGEEEIRTEDSGGGKGQSQTTKEIPVWNDELYLEFHRGCYTTHADQKRYLRRCEGLLYQAELFAALKTIATGQAYPKTELEEAWKKVLFNQFHDILPGTSIPEVFVDANQAWQEVEEVTGEILEESLNAIASKITLPPPPKPNAQAIIVFNPLNWQRSEVIAISLAISLPVSIPVGSIEWEVYDCFGEKIVSQVSHDQAQQIQNHDNNNHNLSYSQIELLFLASNIPSVGYRVFWLCSNTEHLKLELRPSNRFPIPHSRFPTPDSRLPTPDSRFPIPDSQLPIEDFVLENQYLRVVVDRETGELSSVFDQVNQREVLSGRGNQLQAFEDSGQYWDAWNIDPNYADHPLPSTELIGIEWIETGVLRQRLRVVRRLMRSQFCQDYILSAESPVVKIATTVDWQERHVLVKAAFPLAIDADYVSYEMPCGVIQRSTRPQTPAEQAKWEVPALRWADLSDETYGVSLLNDCKYGYDAQASQLRLTLLRSPTWPDPETDQGIHQFTYALYPHQGSWRSADTVKLAYQLNLAFLSSLWSPANSSVVSNNVSNNSRPSLPSTGQLLNLSAKTLILMTLKQSEDIPEQWILRCYESHGESANLSLVSDLGLKVVHPVDLLERPISVSEPSPDEKVVKIEPWKITSLAVKSII from the coding sequence ATGGATCAGATTAAGATTATTGATGGTATTAATGATGCGATCGCAAAACTCCGTGCTTTAACTCAAACCAATGTTCAGCAGGGTTGGCGATACTGTAACGGAGATATTCCTTACCCTGTGGCCACTCAACCACAGACCTGGGAGAAGTGGTCAATAGCCCAACGCAATGAAAAGGATTACATTACTTGGTCTGCTGGCAGACAAGTGATCTGGTTGAGTCAACGATTCCTAGTGCCCCAGGATTTGCAGCGCTATCCTTTATCAGGCTTAGGATTACGTTTGGTATTGACATGGTGGGCAGAATCGGCTCAGATTTTTGTCAACGGTCAGCTCCTACAAGAGGGGGATTTGTTTGATTCCTCCACACGGATGCTGCTCAATTCAACAGTAGTGCCAGGGCAAGAGTTTGCCGTAGCCCTAAGGTTGGTTAGTCCTGGTCATGATATCGGCGGATTAATGCGATCGCAAATCCTCTACGAAGCCACCAATGATGATATCGATCCAGGCTTTGTCGCTGATGAATTGACTATCTTACAAAACTATAGCGCTAGTTTTGACCCAGAACAATTAGCGACTCTAGCTAAGGCTGTGGCTGAGATTGATTGGGAAATGGTGTCACAGCGGACAGAATTTATGCGATCGCTTACCGAATTGCGCCAACAACTCAGTACAATTGAGAATTCAAACTTCAGAATTCAAAATAGTCAAAACTCTATCCAAATGCTAGGTCATGCTCACCTTGATCTGGCTTGGCTATGGCCAGTGAGCGAGACCTGGGACGTAGCTGTGCGTACCTTTGAATCAGTATTAAAGCTACAGCAAGAATTTCCAGATTTCACCTTTTGCCATACTACACCTGCTCTTTATGCCTGGATAGAACAGCATCGCCCTGATTTATTTAAAGCAATTAAACAACAAGTGGCTGCTGGTCGTTGGGAAATTGTGGGAGGGATGTGGGTAGAACCGGAATTAAACTTAATTGATGGTGAATCAATTGTCCGACAAATCCTCTATGCTCAACGTTACGTCCAGAAAACCTTCGGTCAGTTAACAACTGTGGCATGGGTAACCGATAGTTTTGGCTTCTGTTGGCAACTACCGCAATTACTCAAACAGGGTGGAATTGACTACTTCGTGACCCAGAAGCTGCAGTGGAACGATACCACAAAATTTCCCTATGGTGCTTTCTGGTGGCAGTCTCCCGATGGCAGCCAAATCTTCAGCCTGATGTCTCCCCCTAACGTTGCTGGTGTTATGGATACAAATCCCATTACTATGGCAAGCTACGCCATTGATTGGGAAATTCAAACCTCACTCAAGGATGCGTTTTGGTTACCTGGTGTGGGAGATCATGGTGGTGGTCCCACCAGGGATATGTTACAAGTAGCAAGGCGTTGGCAGAAATCCCCATTCTTCCCAAAGCTGGAATTTACCACCGCCAGTGACTATTTGTTTAAGGTTAGTAGGTTGTTCGCGAAGCGTGGCCTTTTGGCCAAGGTTAGCAGGTTGTTCGCGAAGCGTGGCCTTTTGGCCAAGGTTAGCAGGTTGTTCGCGAAGCGTGGCCTTTTGGCCAAGGTTGCAGGTGGTATTGAGAACCTTAGTGTCGGAAGTTTGGGGGAAGAAGAAATCAGAACAGAGGACAGCGGAGGGGGGAAAGGCCAAAGCCAAACCACTAAAGAGATTCCGGTTTGGAATGATGAACTCTATCTAGAATTCCATCGCGGTTGCTATACCACTCACGCTGACCAAAAGCGCTATCTACGTCGTTGTGAGGGGTTATTGTACCAAGCCGAACTGTTTGCTGCCCTAAAAACCATTGCGACAGGACAAGCCTATCCTAAGACTGAACTGGAGGAAGCCTGGAAAAAGGTCTTATTTAATCAGTTCCACGACATCTTACCAGGAACATCGATTCCGGAAGTCTTTGTAGACGCTAATCAGGCTTGGCAGGAAGTCGAGGAGGTGACGGGGGAGATATTGGAGGAATCATTAAATGCGATCGCATCCAAGATCACCCTGCCACCACCACCGAAACCTAATGCTCAAGCCATTATTGTCTTTAATCCTCTCAATTGGCAGCGTTCAGAAGTAATTGCTATTTCTTTAGCTATTTCGTTACCTGTTTCTATACCGGTCGGGTCAATCGAATGGGAAGTGTATGACTGTTTTGGGGAAAAGATAGTCTCTCAAGTTAGCCACGATCAAGCCCAGCAAATCCAAAACCATGACAATAACAATCACAATCTCTCCTATTCTCAAATAGAATTGCTGTTTCTAGCCAGTAATATTCCTTCGGTAGGATATCGTGTTTTTTGGTTGTGCAGCAATACTGAGCACTTGAAGTTAGAGCTACGTCCCAGTAACCGATTCCCGATTCCCCATTCCCGATTCCCGACTCCCGATTCCCGACTCCCGACTCCCGATTCCCGATTCCCAATTCCCGATTCCCAACTCCCGATTGAAGATTTCGTGTTAGAGAATCAATACCTACGAGTGGTGGTAGACCGAGAAACTGGAGAGTTGAGTAGTGTCTTCGATCAGGTTAATCAGCGGGAAGTGCTTAGTGGTCGTGGAAATCAGCTACAAGCTTTTGAGGATAGTGGTCAATATTGGGATGCATGGAATATAGACCCAAATTATGCTGACCATCCTTTGCCGAGCACTGAGCTGATCGGGATCGAGTGGATTGAAACCGGAGTATTGCGTCAGCGTTTGCGAGTGGTGCGTCGGCTGATGCGATCGCAATTTTGTCAGGACTATATCCTCTCAGCGGAATCTCCAGTGGTCAAAATTGCCACTACCGTAGACTGGCAAGAACGCCATGTATTAGTCAAAGCTGCTTTTCCATTAGCCATTGATGCCGATTATGTGTCCTATGAGATGCCTTGTGGGGTAATTCAACGTTCTACTCGACCCCAAACCCCTGCTGAGCAAGCTAAATGGGAAGTACCTGCTCTGCGCTGGGCAGACTTGAGTGATGAAACCTATGGTGTCAGTTTGCTGAATGATTGCAAGTACGGCTATGATGCCCAGGCTTCCCAATTACGTCTAACATTGCTTCGCTCTCCCACTTGGCCTGATCCTGAAACTGATCAAGGCATCCACCAATTCACCTATGCTCTGTATCCTCATCAAGGCAGTTGGCGTTCTGCAGATACGGTTAAGCTAGCATACCAACTTAATTTAGCATTTCTAAGTTCACTTTGGTCTCCCGCTAATAGTTCTGTTGTCAGTAATAATGTCAGTAATAATAGTAGACCTTCTTTACCATCAACCGGACAACTATTAAACTTGTCAGCCAAGACTTTAATTTTGATGACACTTAAACAATCTGAAGATATCCCTGAACAATGGATTCTCAGGTGTTATGAATCTCATGGGGAGTCAGCGAATTTATCCTTGGTGAGTGATTTGGGATTAAAAGTAGTTCACCCAGTTGATTTATTAGAAAGACCGATTAGTGTATCAGAACCATCACCTGATGAAAAAGTAGTTAAGATAGAGCCTTGGAAAATAACTAGTTTAGCAGTTAAATCTATAATTTAG
- the dnaN gene encoding DNA polymerase III subunit beta produces MKLVCSQSDLNTNLSLVSRVVPSRPTHPVLGNVLLEADQKNQRVLLTAFDLSLGIQTSFKADVEKGGEITLPAKLLNDIVSRLPSGEITLEDDGKGTDSDSLIVTLTSATGRYQVRGMSSEEFPELPEVNASVAVHLPVEVLKIGLQGSLFATSSDETKQVLTGVHLTVKSDNLEFAATDGHRLAVVETNRRIQESATNKATQKLDDHDFPLEFTLPARALRELERIVSKAQAQDTIAIQFEPGQIVCQGGEQRLTSRTLEGQYPSYHQLLPKHFERQIILDRRQLLSAVERIAVLADQKNNIVKFNIDSVNQRLNLSVEAKDLGNGRESMEVEISGDSLEIAFNVKYLIDGLKALSSSEISMHMNEANSPVIFKPLGGLKMTYLIMPVQIRK; encoded by the coding sequence ATGAAACTGGTTTGCAGTCAAAGTGACCTCAATACAAACCTTTCACTAGTGAGTCGGGTAGTCCCTTCTCGCCCTACTCATCCTGTGCTGGGTAATGTTTTGTTAGAAGCAGACCAAAAAAATCAGCGGGTGCTACTAACTGCTTTCGACCTTAGCCTGGGTATCCAGACTAGCTTTAAGGCTGACGTTGAGAAAGGAGGGGAAATTACCCTGCCAGCAAAACTCCTTAATGATATTGTCTCCCGTCTACCTTCAGGGGAAATTACTCTAGAGGATGATGGTAAAGGTACAGACAGTGATAGCCTGATTGTGACCTTAACCTCAGCTACTGGACGTTATCAGGTTCGAGGAATGAGTTCTGAGGAATTCCCGGAACTGCCGGAAGTTAACGCATCCGTTGCGGTTCATCTTCCTGTAGAAGTCTTAAAGATTGGATTGCAGGGTTCTTTATTTGCCACCAGTTCTGATGAAACTAAGCAAGTGCTGACGGGGGTTCACCTTACTGTAAAGTCGGACAACTTGGAATTTGCTGCTACCGACGGTCACCGACTAGCAGTTGTGGAAACTAATCGGAGAATACAGGAAAGTGCCACGAATAAAGCTACTCAAAAATTGGATGATCATGATTTCCCCCTAGAATTTACTTTACCAGCTAGAGCGTTACGGGAGTTGGAGCGGATAGTATCTAAGGCTCAAGCTCAGGATACTATTGCGATTCAGTTTGAACCTGGTCAGATTGTTTGTCAAGGGGGAGAACAGCGTTTAACAAGCCGAACTTTGGAAGGACAGTACCCTTCCTATCATCAGCTGCTTCCCAAACACTTTGAGCGTCAGATCATTCTAGATCGCCGTCAATTACTCAGTGCAGTAGAACGGATTGCAGTGTTAGCTGACCAGAAAAATAATATTGTCAAGTTTAATATTGACAGTGTTAACCAACGGCTTAACCTCTCGGTAGAGGCAAAGGATTTGGGTAATGGTCGGGAGTCAATGGAAGTAGAAATATCGGGTGATAGTTTGGAAATTGCTTTTAATGTTAAGTACTTAATTGATGGCTTAAAGGCGCTTTCTAGCTCTGAGATTTCAATGCATATGAATGAAGCTAATAGTCCTGTAATTTTTAAGCCTCTAGGGGGATTGAAGATGACTTATTTGATTATGCCAGTGCAGATTAGGAAATAG
- the dnaA gene encoding chromosomal replication initiator protein DnaA, giving the protein MKISPEQLWIQVLERLKLQLSQPTFETWLKTTSAQELDNNCLLIRTPNPFSRNWLQKYYVKTIADVVEDILGQPVEIHFTTATGDNNSMTGDVDFSWSFPVATNHSENTFKNQPRRSKLNPKHVFSRFVVGPNNRMAHAASLAVGEYPGREFNPLFLCGGVGLGKTHLMQAIGHYRLENNPDSKIFYVSTEQFTNDLISAIREDSLQSFREHYRTAEVLLVDDIQFLEGKEYTQEEFFHTFNTLHEAGKQIVLASDRPPHQINSLEERLCSRFSMGLIADIQPPDLETRMAILQKKAEDENIRLSHDVVEYIAASYTSNIRELEGALIRAVTYVSIAGLAMNVENIAPILNPPTKKIQTSPEVILSTISDTFNLSVEDLKSSSRRREISSARQIGMYLMRQHTELSLPRIGEEFGGKDHTTVMYSCDKIAQLREKDDELAQKLSQLSDRINLTARSQNQK; this is encoded by the coding sequence GTGAAAATTTCCCCAGAACAACTATGGATTCAGGTATTAGAACGTCTCAAACTACAACTGAGTCAGCCCACCTTTGAAACTTGGCTCAAGACAACTAGCGCTCAAGAGCTTGACAATAACTGTTTGCTGATTCGCACTCCCAATCCCTTTTCCAGAAATTGGTTGCAGAAGTATTACGTTAAAACAATTGCTGATGTCGTGGAAGATATTTTAGGTCAACCAGTGGAAATTCACTTCACAACAGCTACAGGAGACAATAACTCAATGACTGGTGATGTTGACTTTTCCTGGTCATTTCCCGTAGCCACTAATCATTCCGAAAATACCTTTAAAAACCAGCCAAGACGGTCTAAGTTAAATCCTAAGCATGTTTTCTCTCGGTTTGTGGTTGGTCCTAATAATCGCATGGCTCATGCTGCATCTTTGGCGGTAGGGGAGTATCCAGGACGGGAGTTTAACCCTCTGTTTCTTTGTGGTGGTGTTGGTTTAGGCAAAACTCACTTAATGCAGGCAATTGGTCATTACCGCTTGGAGAATAACCCAGACTCTAAAATTTTTTATGTTTCTACTGAGCAGTTCACTAATGATTTAATTTCTGCTATTCGCGAGGATAGTCTCCAGAGCTTCCGAGAACATTATCGGACAGCTGAGGTACTTTTGGTAGATGATATTCAGTTTCTTGAAGGTAAGGAATATACTCAGGAAGAGTTTTTCCACACCTTCAATACTTTGCACGAAGCTGGTAAACAAATTGTCTTGGCATCAGACCGTCCTCCTCATCAGATCAATAGCTTGGAAGAACGCCTTTGTTCCCGCTTTTCTATGGGGTTAATCGCTGATATTCAGCCACCGGATTTAGAAACCAGGATGGCTATCTTGCAAAAAAAGGCAGAGGACGAAAATATACGTCTATCCCACGACGTAGTTGAGTATATTGCTGCTAGCTACACCTCTAACATTAGAGAATTAGAGGGAGCTTTAATTAGGGCGGTGACTTATGTATCGATTGCGGGGTTAGCGATGAATGTCGAAAATATTGCCCCGATTTTGAACCCACCGACCAAGAAGATTCAGACTTCTCCTGAAGTGATTTTAAGTACTATATCCGATACGTTTAATCTTTCAGTGGAAGACTTAAAAAGTAGCTCTCGGAGGCGAGAAATTAGTTCGGCTAGGCAAATTGGGATGTATCTGATGAGGCAGCATACAGAATTGAGCCTACCCCGAATTGGGGAAGAATTTGGTGGCAAAGACCACACGACAGTTATGTACAGTTGCGATAAAATTGCTCAGCTGCGGGAAAAAGATGATGAGTTAGCTCAGAAACTTTCTCAGTTAAGCGATCGCATAAATCTAACAGCCAGGAGTCAAAACCAAAAATAA
- the def gene encoding peptide deformylase, producing the protein MASETLQIAQLGNPILRQHTNRVDNLLDERLQQLIDHLIATATAANGVGIAAPQVSQSYRLFIVASRPNLRYPHAPLMEPTAMINPAIISHDTDMVKDWEGCLSIPGIRGLVPRYTRIEVEYTNRYGQCQRQQLTDFVARIFQHEYDHLEGIVFLDRVESTQEMMSEEEYQKQIINNL; encoded by the coding sequence ATGGCGAGTGAAACACTACAAATTGCTCAGTTAGGTAACCCGATTTTACGGCAGCACACTAACCGAGTAGATAATTTGCTAGATGAACGCCTTCAACAACTGATTGATCACCTGATAGCAACTGCTACAGCGGCCAATGGGGTTGGCATTGCAGCACCCCAAGTATCTCAATCCTATCGTTTGTTTATCGTAGCGTCTCGTCCGAATTTAAGGTATCCCCACGCACCGTTGATGGAACCAACGGCTATGATTAATCCTGCCATTATTAGTCATGATACTGACATGGTTAAGGACTGGGAGGGGTGTCTGAGTATTCCCGGAATTCGAGGGTTAGTACCCAGGTATACTCGAATTGAGGTGGAGTATACTAATCGGTATGGTCAGTGTCAGCGGCAACAATTAACAGACTTTGTAGCCAGGATATTCCAGCATGAATATGACCATCTTGAGGGAATTGTATTTTTAGACCGAGTCGAGAGTACCCAAGAGATGATGAGTGAGGAGGAATATCAGAAGCAGATTATCAATAACTTATAG
- a CDS encoding type II toxin-antitoxin system RelE/ParE family toxin has product MDVSLKPVEWVGSSLEDLKKFPSEVQQVIGYALYLAQCGDKHPGAKPLKGLKGAGVLEVIDNFDGDTYRGVYTVKLQGVVYVLHTFQKKSKQGIATPKQELELIEARLKRAREHYSQHYTNE; this is encoded by the coding sequence ATGGATGTGTCCTTAAAACCTGTAGAGTGGGTTGGCAGTTCCTTGGAAGATTTGAAAAAATTTCCCTCAGAAGTTCAGCAAGTGATCGGTTATGCCTTGTACTTAGCTCAATGTGGAGACAAACATCCCGGTGCTAAACCCCTCAAAGGATTGAAAGGTGCTGGTGTACTCGAAGTTATTGACAACTTTGATGGAGACACTTATCGGGGTGTATACACCGTAAAACTCCAAGGTGTAGTGTATGTTCTGCATACATTTCAAAAGAAATCAAAGCAAGGTATCGCCACACCCAAGCAAGAGCTGGAATTAATTGAAGCCAGGTTAAAAAGAGCCAGAGAACATTACTCACAACATTACACTAACGAGTAG
- a CDS encoding helix-turn-helix domain-containing protein produces the protein MVKEIEVQASSGNVFADLGLENSDELIVKAELARKISSIIANQGMTQAAAAKVLGVDQPKVSALINGKLAGFSIVRLFRFLNAFGQDVEIVVKTKPLSHPVARTLVS, from the coding sequence ATGGTAAAAGAAATTGAAGTACAAGCTAGTAGTGGTAATGTGTTTGCCGATTTAGGTTTAGAAAACTCTGATGAATTAATCGTTAAAGCAGAACTGGCTCGTAAGATTAGTAGTATTATTGCCAACCAGGGTATGACACAAGCGGCGGCGGCCAAGGTTTTAGGAGTAGATCAGCCTAAAGTGTCCGCACTTATCAATGGTAAGTTGGCTGGTTTTTCAATTGTGCGGCTGTTTCGCTTCTTAAACGCTTTCGGTCAAGATGTGGAAATTGTGGTCAAAACCAAACCATTATCTCACCCTGTGGCTCGAACACTAGTGTCGTGA